A single Oncorhynchus kisutch isolate 150728-3 linkage group LG19, Okis_V2, whole genome shotgun sequence DNA region contains:
- the myf5 gene encoding myogenic factor 5 yields MDVFSPSQVFYDSACASSPEDLDFGPGELDGSEEDEHIRVPGTPHQAGHCLQWACKACKRKSSTVDRRRAATMRERRRLKKVNHGFEALRRCTSANPSQRLPKVEILRNAIQYIESLQELLHEHVENYYGLPGESSSEPGSPLSSCSDSMVDCNSPVVWPQMNTSFGNNYSYIKNVSSGERGAGASSLACLSSIVDRLSSVDASTPAGLRDMLTFSPSSTDSQPCTPESPGTRPVYHVL; encoded by the exons ATGGATGTCTTCTCCCCATCCCAGGTCTTCTATGACAGCGCCTGTGCCTCCTCGCCAGAGGACCTGGACTTCGGCCCCGGGGAACTGGACGGCTCAGAGGAGGACGAGCACATCCGGGTCCCTGGGACACCTCACCAGGCGGGTCACTGCCTTCAGTGGGCCTGCAAGGCCTGCAAGCGTAAGTCCAGCACAGTGGACCGGCGACGGGCTGCCACCATGAGGGAACGACGCCGGCTGAAAAAGGTGAACCACGGCTTCGAGGCTCTGAGGCGCTGCACCTCAGCCAACCCCAGCCAGAGGCTGCCTAAGGTGGAGATCCTGCGCAACGCCATCCAGTACATCGAGAGCCTCCAGGAGCTGCTCCATGAGCATGTGGAGAACTACTACGGCCTTCCTGGGGAGAGCAGCTCAGAGCCTGGGAGCCCCTTGTCCAGCTGCTCCGACAGCATG GTTGACTGTAACAGTCCTGTTGTGTGGCCTCAGATGAACACAAGCTTTGGCAACAACTACAGTTACATTAAGAATG TGAGCTCTGGAGAGAGAGGTGCTGGTGCCTCCAGCCTGGCCTGCCTGTCTAGCATAGTAGATCGCCTCTCCTCGGTAGATGCCAGTACCCCAGCAGGGCTCAGAGATATGCTTACCTTCTCGCCCTCCAGCACCGACTCCCAGCCTTGTACTCCAGAAAGCCCCGGGACCAGACCTGTGTACCATGTGTTGTGA